The Anopheles coluzzii chromosome 2, AcolN3, whole genome shotgun sequence genome window below encodes:
- the LOC120951892 gene encoding DNA polymerase epsilon subunit 3, with product MVERIEDLNLPNTSVTRLIKEAIPADVKISSECRVALARATSVFVLYLTSAATTAAQQKNQKSLTADHVLKGLEEIEFESFIEPLKGELENFRKMIKSRKDKKAAKPDTDTTVEGAVIDLENMENMQDG from the exons ATGGTCGAACGAATCGAGGATCTGAACCTGCCCAACACATCGGTGACCAGGCTGATCAAGGAAGCGATTCCGGCCGATGTGAAAATCTCCAGCGAATGCCGCGTCGCGCTAGCCCGGGCAACTTCCGTGTTCGTCCTGTATCTCACATCGGCGGCCACCACGGCAGCGCAGCAAAAGAATCAAAAATCGCTCACAGCCGACCACGTGCTTAAAGGGCTGGAGGAAATCGAGTTCGAAAGTTTCATCGAGCCGTTAAAAGGCGAACTGGAGA ATTTTAGAAAGATGATAAAATCACGAAAAGACAAGAAAGCGGCCAAACCGGATACGGATACGACGGTGGAAGGTGCGGTAATTGATTTGGAGAACATGGAAAACATGCAGGACGGTTGA
- the LOC120951724 gene encoding deoxyribodipyrimidine photo-lyase — MFLVRASRFSIKCSLNHAPCRFLLLTGPNMEKSASSSSSTSSLEPAAKKQKPNDDPPKPSDKGSAAGREDYVAMLKADRKATAKSILDFDFNKKRVRILSDAKTIEDGKQGVLYWMSRDARVQDNWAFLFAQKLALKNDLPLHVCFNLVPKFLDATIRHFKFMLKGLEEVAEECRKLNIQFHLLRGSAGENVPAFVKKHKIGGVVCDFSPLRVPMKWVDEVRKALPMEIPLCQVDAHNIVPVWVTSDKLEYAARTIRTKVNKNLPTYLTPFPPLVKHPFTADFEADPINWKQVLDTLQVDRTVEAVEWATPGYTGGVKTLQTFVEKRLGKFNDKRNDPTENALSNLSPWFHFGQIAVQRAVLTVKKHGKRYSESVASFCEEAIVRRELSDNFCFHNKNYDNLQGAYDWARKTLDDHRKDKRVYCYSREELETAKTHDDLWNSAQLQMVKEGKMHGFLRMYWAKKILEWTKTPEEALETAIYLNDRYSLDGRDPNGYVGCMWSIAGIHDQGWKEREIFGKIRYMNYDGCKRKFNVNAFVVRYGGKVHRRK; from the exons atgtttttagttCGTGCTTCCCGCTTCTCTATCAAGTGCTCACTGAACCACGCACCGTGCAG ATTCCTTCTTCTGACCGGTCCAAACATGGAAAAGTCAGCTAGCTCGTCTTCGTCCACCTCCTCGCTGGAACCGGCAGCTAAAAAGCAAAAGCCAAATGACGACCCACCGAAACCGTCCGACAAAGGCAGCGCGGCCGGTCGGGAGGATTACGTCGCGATGCTGAAAGCGGACCGTAAAGCGACGGCCAAATCGATACTGGATTTCGATTTCAACAAGAAACGCGTTCGCATCCTGTCCGATGCCAAGACCATCGAGGATGGCAAGCAGGGCGTGCTGTACTGGATGTCGCGCGATGCCCGGGTGCAGGACAACTGGGCCTTCCTGTTCGCACAGAAGCTGGCGCTCAAGAACGATCTGCCGCTGCACGTGTGCTTCAACTTGGTGCCCAAGTTTCTGGACGCCACCATACGGCACTTTAAGTTCATGCTGAAGGGCCTGGAGGAGGTCGCCGAAGAGTGCCGTAAGCTTAACATCCAGTTCCATCTGCTGCGCGGTAGTGCGGGCGAAAATGTGCCGGCGTTTGTGAAGAAACACAAAATCGGTGGCGTAGTGTGTGACTTTAGCCCGCTGCGCGTGCCGATGAAGTGGGTCGACGAGGTGAGGAAAGCGCTCCCGATGGAGATCCCGCTGTGTCAGGTCGATGCGCACAACATTGTGCCGGTGTGGGTCACCTCCGACAAGCTGGAGTATGCGGCCCGCACCATCCGCACGAAGGTGAACAAAAATTTGCCCACGTACCTGACACCGTTCCCGCCGTTGGTGAAGCATCCGTTCACGGCCGACTTTGAGGCGGATCCGATCAACTGGAAGCAGGTGCTGGACACGCTGCAGGTGGACCGTACGGTGGAGGCCGTCGAGTGGGCCACGCCGGGGTACACCGGTGGCGTGAAGACGCTGCAGACCTTTGTCGAGAAGCGGTTGGGCAAATTCAACGACAAACGGAACGATCCGACCGAAAATGCGCTCTCGAACCTGTCGCCCTGGTTTCACTTCGGCCAGATCGCGGTCCAGCGGGCAGTACTGACGGTGAAGAAGCACGGCAAGCGGTACAGCGAAAGCGTGGCCTCGTTCTGCGAGGAGGCGATCGTGCGACGGGAGCTGTCGGATAACTTTTGCTTCCACAACAAAAACTACGACAATCTGCAGGGTGCGTACGATTGGGCCCGCAAAACGCTGGACGACCATCGGAAGGACAAGCGGGTGTACTGCTACAGCCGGGAGGAGCTGGAGACGGCCAAAACGCATGACGATCTGTGGAACTCGGCCCAGCTGCAGATGGTGAAGGAGGGCAAGATGCACGGCTTCCTGCGCATGTACTGGGCCAAAAAGATTCTGGAGTGGACGAAAACGCCCGAGGAAGCGCTTGAGACGGCGATCTATCTGAACGATCGCTACAGTCTGGATGGGCGCGATCCGAACGGGTACGTCGGTTGCATGTGGTCGATCGCGGGCATCCACGATCAGGGCTGGAAGGAGCGCGAAATCTTTGGTAAAATTCGGTACATGAACTATGACGGATGCAAGCGTAAATTCAACGTGAATGCGTTCGTGGTGCGCTACGGTGGGAAAGTGCACCGTCGCAAGTAG
- the LOC120951150 gene encoding WASH complex subunit 3: protein MDSLTVQKHELPPTNQKRMVAFINHFIVSTVTFLNKFASDCESKFVTYEQKIQNLEASLLIVEAKLASIDVLKQHNDGPPASAEMKPSDSQPTALGSSDGEPVSAAELQSQPEISTLNPPAVERDPKYDLYFKMLQLGVPLGAVKNKISFEGLDPDYIDRFL from the exons ATGGATTCGTTAACAGTGCAGAAACACGAA CTGCCTCCCACCAATCAAAAACGAATGGTTGCATTCATCAATCACTTTATCGTTAGCACTGTGACGTTCCTGAACAAGTTTGCCTCCGACTGTGAGAGCAAATTTGTGACCTACgagcaaaaaatacaaaacctgGAAGCGTCGCTACTGATAGTAGAAGCCAAACTAGCGTCGATAGATGTTCTGAAACAGCACAACGATGGCCCTCCGGCGAGTGCGGAGATGAAACCCAGCGATAGCCAACCAACTGCGTTGGGAAGCTCCGACGGGGAACCTGTTTCAGCTGCAGAGTTGCAATCCCAACCCGAAATCTCTACGCTCAATCCGCCTGCCGTAGAGAGAGACCCTAAGTACGATCTGTACTTTAAAATGCTCCAGCTTGGCGTGCCGCTCGGAgcagtgaaaaacaaaatctcgtTCGAAGGCTTAGATCCTGACTATATTGACCGGTTTCTGTGA
- the LOC120951149 gene encoding anaphase-promoting complex subunit 2 codes for MPNDAETQRLLDKVFPVFKNELKAEPITVEELEQLHQRLKTNELLTEVYESFFAKIENILQHVVVPQFWSRFRAKLPQKPSRDSFIQYQHAVKELYDRFAFFRRQLKRLETVCPAKDVPFVHRKLPNEVVVFCSHFHTTLHAQLPDDFNELVYRFYFVAFRVFIYSHSDGEEYMDVAESNRCIACDMTAGDCQCQAIADAFTSTNRYLSMMGILEEIAGYTLNLLIQERIDAKVDETKENYATSHVESLEQWLNTVVMEWLTRIYNKGSLQIHPHHTALQRHIAQMQSKLLFYMYDKYANTIVDQFFQIIINFPMSQSAVDDLKLCLSKINLKRCFVTTVRDMLRERLLHPGVDTPDILTGYVAALKTLAHFDSSTVLLRSITRPIKEYLRNRTETVRCVVTSFTGDGTSDLAEELAKGETEPIFKTSSSDKLDDPDWKNWQPDPVNMAPAALKFIASNKRADIISMVVDIYGSKEIFVNEYRNLLAERLLSQAECSVEREVKHLELLKSRFGESLLHSCDVMLKDITESKRINAHILSPDSGTAEELSGQVSALIVSSQFWPTFRKETMELPTSIKEMFEKYTKAYESYKVNRTLQWTPLNGKVTIELEHNGKVQEMQVTPAQAAIAIHFSEQPQWELDCLSQKMNMPPIVLRKRIVFWQSQGLIRETKENLFVLIDKSTESDVSADAMQAQPNDVCEEEEAESAMESASDQREEELQVFWSYIEAMLTNLDSLPLDRIHQMLKMFASQVDFTQDELKHILQRKVREHKLVYAGGVYQLPKS; via the exons atgccGAACGACGCGGAAACGCAGCGATTGTTAGATAAAGTTTTTCCCGTTTTCAAGAATGAA CTTAAAGCAGAACCCATTACCGTGGAGGAATTGGAGCAGCTGCATCAGCGCCTGAAAACCAACGAACTGCTGACGGAGGTGTACGAATCGTTCTTCGCAAAGATCGAAAACATTCTGCAGCATGTTGTGGTGCCCCAGTTCTGGTCACGCTTCAGAGCCAAGCTGCCCCAAAAGCCATCCCGTGATAGCTTCATCCAGTATCAGCATGCGGTTAAAGAGCTGTACGAccggtttgcttttttccggCGCCAGTTAAAGCGACTGGAAACGGTTTGCCCGGCAAAGGATGTTCCGTTCGTGCACCGGAAGCTACCGAACGAAGTGGTTGTGTTTTGTAGCCACTTTCACACTACGCTGCACGCGCAGCTTCCAGACGACTTTAACGAGCTGGTGTACCGGTTCTACTTCGTCGCATTCCGTGTGTTCATCTACAGCCACTCGGATGGGGAAGAGTATATGGATGTGGCAGAAAGCAATCGCTGCATCGCGTGCGACATGACCGCCGGAGACTGCCAGTGCCAGGCGATCGCGGATGCGTTCACCAGCACGAACCGATATCTGTCGATGATGGGAATTTTGGAGGAAATAGCAGGCTACACGCTGAATCTGCTGATACAGGAGCGGATCGATGCGAAGGTGGACGAAACGAAGGAAAACTATGCGACCTCGCACGTGGAAAGTCTGGAACAGTGGCTCAACACGGTAGTAATGGAGTGGTTGACCCGCATCTACAACAAAGGTTCGCTCCAGATCCATCCGCATCATACGGCTCTGCAGCGCCACATCGCCCAGATGCAGAGCAAGCTACTGTTCTACATGTACGACAAGTACGCAAACACGATCGTCGATCAGTTCTTTCAGATTATCATCAACTTCCCGATGTCCCAGTCGGCGGTCGATGATCTGAAGCTGTGTCTGAGTAAGATCAATCTGAAGCGCTGCTTCGTGACTACGGTACGTGATATGCTGCGGGAGCGATTGCTTCACCCGGGTGTCGATACGCCGGACATACTGACGGGGTACGTGGCAGCGCTGAAGACGTTAGCCCACTTTGACTCCAGCACCGTGCTGCTACGATCGATCACGCGACCGATCAAGGAGTATCTGCGCAATCGAACCGAAACGGTACGCTGTGTCGTCACGAGCTTCACTGGCGACGGCACTTCCGATCTGGCCGAGGAGCTTGCAAAGGGAGAAACGGAGCCAATCTTCAAAACGTCCAGCAGTGACAAACTGGACGATCCCGATTGGAAAAACTGGCAGCCAGATCCGGTAAACATGGCACCGGCCGCACTGAAATTTATCGCTTCCAACAAGCGAGCGGACATCATCTCCATGGTGGTCGACATCTACGGGAGCAAGGAAATCTTCGTCAACGAGTATCGCAACTTGCTGGCGGAACGGTTGCTGTCGCAGGCGGAATGTAGCGTAGAGAGGGAGGTGAAGCATCTGGAGCTGCTCAAATCACGGTTCGGCGAGAGTTTGCTGCACAGCTGCGACGTCATGCTTAAGGACATTACCGAATCGAAACGGATCAATGCACACATTCTGTCACCCGACTCCGGTACCGCCGAGGAGCTATCGGGCCAGGTGTCCGCACTGATCGTTTCGTCGCAGTTTTGGCCTACGTTCCGGAAGGAAACCATGGAACTGCCGACCTCGATTAAGGAAATGTTTGAAAAGTACACGAAAGCCTATGAATCGTACAAAGTGAACCGCACGCTGCAATGGACACCGTTGAACGGGAAGGTCACGATAGAGCTGGAGCACAACGGGAAGGTTCAGGAGATGCAGGTGACACCCGCCCAAGCTGCAATAGCTATTCATTTTAGCGAACAGC CGCAATGGGAATTGGATTGCTTGAGCCAGAAGATGAACATGCCACCGATCGTACTGCGGAAGCGCATCGTGTTCTGGCAATCGCAGGGTCTGATACGCGAAACGAAGGAAAACCTGTTCGTGCTGATCGACAAAAGCACGGAAAGCGACGTTAGTGCCGACGCGATGCAAGCCCAACCGAACGACGTGTGCGAGGAAGAGGAGGCGGAGAGCGCGATGGAATCGGCCAGCGATCAGCGCGAGGAAGAGCTGCAGGTGTTCTGGTCGTACATCGAGGCCATGCTGACCAACCTGGACTCGTTGCCGCTCGACCGCATACACCAGATGCTGAAAATGTTTGCGTCCCAGGTGGACTTTACGCAGGACGAGCTGAAGCACATCCTTCAGCGCAAGGTTCGCGAACACAAGCTCGTTTACGCCGGCGGAGTCTATCAGCTGCCCAAGTCGTAG
- the LOC120951891 gene encoding RNA exonuclease 4-like: MSQTKEKEISLEEQLSKLSVKDLKSQVTRTGNRSNRKSPLLLPAEVTNRIALDCEMVGIGPDGKEHMLARVSIVNEQGDVIVDCYVKPQETVTDYRTEISGIRPEHVNKGVDFKTIRELVRQLIHGKILVGHALKNDLMVLNLKHPKYNIRDTSRYRPIAKKAGSFGTPSLKSIAYVFLREDIQDGSHCSVEDARAAMKIYMLFEKEWEKSALPAWIGAMGSD, translated from the exons ATGTCCCAGACAAAGGAAAAAG AGATCTCACTGGAAGAGCAGTTAAGCAAATTATCGGTTAAGGATT TAAAATCTCAGGTCACAAGAACTGGGAATAGGAGCAACCGAAAATCTCCGCTTCTGCTACCGGCAGAGGTAACGAACCGGATCGCGCTGGATTGTGAAATGGTAGGCATTGGACCGGACGGCAAAGAGCACATGCTGGCACGCGTGTCCATCGTGAACGAGCAGGGCGATGTGATTGTCGATTGCTACGTGAAGCCACAGGAAACGGTTACGGATTATAGAACCGAAATCAGTGGAATTCGGCCGGAGCACGTGAATAAGGGTGTAGATTTCAAAACGATCCGTGAGCTAGTGAGACAGCTGATTCATGGCAAAATTCTGGTAGGACATGCATTGAAAAACGATCTGATGGTGCTGAACTTAAAACATCCTAAATA CAACATTCGGGACACATCCCGCTACCGTCCAATAGCGAAAAAGGCGGGCTCGTTCGGGACGCCTAGCCTTAAAAGCATCGCGTATGTTTTTCTCCGCGAGGACATCCAAGACGGTTCACACTGCTCGGTGGAGGATGCACGGGCCGCCATGAAGATTTACATGCTGTTTGAGAAGGAGTGGGAAAAATCCGCACTGCCCGCGTGGATCGGAGCGATGGGTAGCGATTAA